From Syntrophobacterales bacterium, a single genomic window includes:
- a CDS encoding chloride channel protein — translation MKKRIAEESILFISVIKWVVLATGVGALIGLVVTFFLKLLAWGTAAGQSHPYTFLLLPAALFLSALLTRIAPDAKGHGTEKVIEAIHKRAGKINATVVPVKLVATLITLCIGGSAGKEGPCAQIGAGVSSILADLLRFDEHDHKKLVICGISAGFATVFGTPIAGSIFGVEVLFVGAILYDVLLPSFIAGITAYQVSSALGIQYFYHPVNVVPGFSEVFFLKVILAGMFFGLCSMMLIEILKLGEKISGRLRVWDPLKGLIGGAALVILTVLFSSRYLGLGLDTIEACLRGDKVSWYAFLLKPLFTSITLNFGGSGGIVTPIFYVGATSGVLYATLMGLNTITFSAIGFTSLLAGAANTPIAASILAIELFGPAVAPYATVACVISFLMTGHRSVYHSQILSMHKSESIQVAIGKEMENLETTYAPRKKGLLTQLLRLFRAVERVLKRKGE, via the coding sequence ATGAAGAAGCGCATCGCGGAAGAGTCCATCCTATTTATCAGCGTCATCAAGTGGGTCGTGCTTGCGACCGGCGTGGGCGCCCTGATCGGGCTGGTGGTTACCTTCTTTCTTAAACTGCTGGCATGGGGAACGGCTGCCGGCCAAAGTCACCCCTACACGTTTTTGCTGCTGCCGGCGGCCCTGTTTCTGAGCGCACTGTTGACCAGGATAGCGCCGGACGCGAAGGGGCACGGGACGGAAAAGGTCATTGAGGCCATCCACAAGCGTGCCGGCAAGATAAACGCTACGGTGGTTCCCGTCAAGCTTGTGGCAACGCTCATCACGCTGTGCATCGGGGGATCCGCCGGAAAGGAGGGACCTTGCGCGCAGATCGGCGCCGGAGTGTCATCTATCCTGGCCGATCTCCTAAGGTTCGACGAGCACGACCACAAGAAACTGGTCATTTGCGGCATCAGTGCGGGATTCGCGACGGTGTTCGGAACGCCGATCGCCGGTTCCATCTTCGGAGTGGAGGTGCTCTTCGTCGGCGCGATTCTCTACGATGTCCTTCTGCCTTCGTTCATCGCGGGCATTACCGCCTACCAGGTTTCCTCAGCGCTGGGAATTCAGTATTTCTACCATCCGGTTAACGTGGTCCCCGGCTTCAGCGAGGTCTTTTTCCTCAAGGTTATCCTGGCGGGCATGTTCTTTGGACTGTGCTCAATGATGCTCATCGAGATTCTGAAGCTGGGAGAAAAGATCTCTGGGCGGCTTCGCGTCTGGGATCCGTTGAAGGGGCTGATCGGCGGCGCGGCTCTGGTGATTCTTACAGTCCTGTTCTCGAGCCGCTATCTGGGGCTGGGCCTGGACACCATCGAAGCGTGTCTCCGCGGAGACAAGGTTTCCTGGTACGCCTTCCTGCTGAAGCCGCTATTCACGTCGATCACGCTGAATTTTGGAGGCAGCGGCGGCATTGTGACGCCGATCTTCTACGTGGGCGCAACTTCCGGAGTTTTGTACGCCACCCTTATGGGACTCAATACGATAACCTTTTCCGCCATAGGCTTTACCAGTCTCCTGGCCGGTGCGGCGAATACCCCCATCGCGGCGAGCATCCTCGCAATCGAATTATTTGGCCCTGCTGTCGCACCCTATGCCACAGTGGCGTGCGTCATTAGTTTCCTGATGACGGGACATCGCAGCGTCTATCATTCCCAAATCCTCTCCATGCATAAGTCTGAGTCGATTCAGGTGGCGATCGGGAAGGAAATGGAGAATCTCGAGACGACATACGCCCCCCGGAAGAAGGGCCTGTTGACGCAACTGCTCCGGCTGTTCCGGGCGGTGGAACGTGTGCTGAAGCGGAAAGGCGAATAG